From a region of the Monodelphis domestica isolate mMonDom1 chromosome 8, mMonDom1.pri, whole genome shotgun sequence genome:
- the LOC103096638 gene encoding zinc finger protein 420-like isoform X2: MKVTTTEVSLSVEETEKQKIISDGLDNLACKKFCVEFQNSSLPKHQRMNSEEKSHECNQCGKTFMHRASLAGHQRIHTEEKPYECKQCGKTFSRSSSLAVHQRVHTGEKPYECKQCGKTFSWSSNLASHQKIHTGEKPYECNQCGKKFTYNSNLIHHKRIHTEEKPYECKQCGKMFDQKFSLAVHQRIHTGEKLFECKQCQKTFIWSSQLDVHQRIHTREKPYECKQCGKTFSHSSTLIHHQRIHTEEKPYECTQCGTTFSQRSGLAQHQRIHTKEKPYECKQCGKIFTWSSTLASHQRIHTGEKPYECKQCGKTFNRSSGLTSHQRTHSKEKPYECNQCGKKFSLSSTLAHHRNIHTGVRPYECKQCGKTFIQSFSLAVHQRVHTAEKSYECNHCGKTFSRGSSLAVHQRIHTGEKLYEYKECGKTKS; this comes from the coding sequence ATGAAAGTGACTACAACAGAAGTGAGCCTTTCTGtggaagaaacagagaaacaaaaaatcATAAGTGATGGTCTGGATAACTTAGCTTGCAAAAAATTCTGTGTTGAATTTCAAAATTCATCCCTTCCTAAACATCAAAGAATGAACTCTGAGGAAAAGTCtcatgaatgtaatcagtgtggaaagacttttatgcacAGGGCCAGTCTTGctggacatcagagaatccacactgaggagaaaccttatgaatgcaagcaatgtggaaagacattcagtcggagctccagtcttgctgtacatcagagagtccacactggggagaaaccttatgaatgcaagcaatgtggaaagacattcagttggAGTTCTAATCTTGCTtcacatcagaaaatccacactggggagaaaccttatgaatgcaatcaatgtggaaagaaatTCACTTATAACTCTAATCTTATTCACCATAAGAGAATCCACACTGaggaaaaaccttatgaatgcaagcaatgtggaaagatgtTCGATCAGAAATttagtcttgctgtacatcagagaatccacactggggaaaaactttttgaatgcaagcaatgtCAAAAGACATTCATTTGGAGCTCCCAACTGgatgtacatcagagaatccacactagggagaaaccatatgaatgcaagcaatgtgggaaGACATTCAGTCATAGCTCAACTCTTATTcaccatcagagaatccacactgaggagaaaccttatgaatgtacacaatgTGGAACGACATTTAGTCAGAGGTCTGGTcttgctcaacatcagagaattcacactaaggagaaaccttatgaatgcaagcaatgtggaaagatatTTACTTGGAGCTCCACTCTTGcttcacatcagagaatccacactggggagaaaccttatgaatgcaagcagtgtggaaagacattcaatcgGAGCTCTGGTCTTACTTCACATCAGAGAACTCACAGTaaggagaaaccttatgaatgcaatcaatgtggaaagaaatTCTCTTTGAGCTCCACTCTTGCTCACCATCGGAATATCCACACTGGAGTGcgaccttatgaatgtaagcaatgtggaaagacatttattCAGAGCttcagtcttgctgtacatcagagagtccacactgcagagaaatcttatgaatgcAATCATTGTGGAAAAACATTCAGTCGTGgctccagtcttgctgtacatcagagaatacacactggggagaaactttATGAATATAAGGAATGTGGAAAGACAAAAAGTTGA
- the LOC103096638 gene encoding zinc finger protein OZF-like isoform X1, with product MEMVTFKDVAVDFTQEEWLLLAPPQKELYKEVMLENAQNLLSVGLPVPTEDVISYLEQREAPWKLEQEGLRSCCPEGEIKPEMKVTTTEVSLSVEETEKQKIISDGLDNLACKKFCVEFQNSSLPKHQRMNSEEKSHECNQCGKTFMHRASLAGHQRIHTEEKPYECKQCGKTFSRSSSLAVHQRVHTGEKPYECKQCGKTFSWSSNLASHQKIHTGEKPYECNQCGKKFTYNSNLIHHKRIHTEEKPYECKQCGKMFDQKFSLAVHQRIHTGEKLFECKQCQKTFIWSSQLDVHQRIHTREKPYECKQCGKTFSHSSTLIHHQRIHTEEKPYECTQCGTTFSQRSGLAQHQRIHTKEKPYECKQCGKIFTWSSTLASHQRIHTGEKPYECKQCGKTFNRSSGLTSHQRTHSKEKPYECNQCGKKFSLSSTLAHHRNIHTGVRPYECKQCGKTFIQSFSLAVHQRVHTAEKSYECNHCGKTFSRGSSLAVHQRIHTGEKLYEYKECGKTKS from the exons ATG GAGATggtgacattcaaggatgtggctgtggacttcacccaggaggagtggcTCCTCTTGGCgcctccccagaaggagctgtacaaggaggtgatgctggaaAATGCCCagaacctgctctctgtgg GGCTTCCAGTTCCAACAGAAGATGTGATCTCTTATTTGGAGCAGAGGGAAGCCCCTTGGAAGCTGGAGCAGGAAGGCCTGAGGAGCTGCTGCCCAG aagGTGAGATCAAACCTGAAATGAAAGTGACTACAACAGAAGTGAGCCTTTCTGtggaagaaacagagaaacaaaaaatcATAAGTGATGGTCTGGATAACTTAGCTTGCAAAAAATTCTGTGTTGAATTTCAAAATTCATCCCTTCCTAAACATCAAAGAATGAACTCTGAGGAAAAGTCtcatgaatgtaatcagtgtggaaagacttttatgcacAGGGCCAGTCTTGctggacatcagagaatccacactgaggagaaaccttatgaatgcaagcaatgtggaaagacattcagtcggagctccagtcttgctgtacatcagagagtccacactggggagaaaccttatgaatgcaagcaatgtggaaagacattcagttggAGTTCTAATCTTGCTtcacatcagaaaatccacactggggagaaaccttatgaatgcaatcaatgtggaaagaaatTCACTTATAACTCTAATCTTATTCACCATAAGAGAATCCACACTGaggaaaaaccttatgaatgcaagcaatgtggaaagatgtTCGATCAGAAATttagtcttgctgtacatcagagaatccacactggggaaaaactttttgaatgcaagcaatgtCAAAAGACATTCATTTGGAGCTCCCAACTGgatgtacatcagagaatccacactagggagaaaccatatgaatgcaagcaatgtgggaaGACATTCAGTCATAGCTCAACTCTTATTcaccatcagagaatccacactgaggagaaaccttatgaatgtacacaatgTGGAACGACATTTAGTCAGAGGTCTGGTcttgctcaacatcagagaattcacactaaggagaaaccttatgaatgcaagcaatgtggaaagatatTTACTTGGAGCTCCACTCTTGcttcacatcagagaatccacactggggagaaaccttatgaatgcaagcagtgtggaaagacattcaatcgGAGCTCTGGTCTTACTTCACATCAGAGAACTCACAGTaaggagaaaccttatgaatgcaatcaatgtggaaagaaatTCTCTTTGAGCTCCACTCTTGCTCACCATCGGAATATCCACACTGGAGTGcgaccttatgaatgtaagcaatgtggaaagacatttattCAGAGCttcagtcttgctgtacatcagagagtccacactgcagagaaatcttatgaatgcAATCATTGTGGAAAAACATTCAGTCGTGgctccagtcttgctgtacatcagagaatacacactggggagaaactttATGAATATAAGGAATGTGGAAAGACAAAAAGTTGA